Proteins found in one Micromonospora sp. WMMD1082 genomic segment:
- a CDS encoding GNAT family N-acetyltransferase: protein MDAELRIETAGPAMAAAAAGVLCRSHAEYPAFQHLFPDRARRLRVLRPFLTATARDAARHGRLDVARIGDRVGGAALWMPPGAWPATPGRKLRMTPALTVALLTAGGRARPWLRTGAAIEADTIDGWYLIALGVDPSAQRRGVGGHLLSPVLALADVDGATVGLHTSDPANVAYYQRFGFTVTRPLGELFPGGPAYLSMRRPPQPS from the coding sequence ATGGACGCGGAGCTGCGGATCGAGACGGCCGGCCCGGCGATGGCCGCGGCCGCGGCGGGAGTGCTCTGCCGAAGCCACGCCGAGTACCCGGCGTTCCAGCACCTGTTCCCGGACCGCGCCCGGCGTCTGCGGGTTCTTCGGCCATTCCTGACTGCCACCGCTCGGGATGCCGCGCGACACGGTCGCCTGGACGTCGCCCGGATAGGTGATCGTGTCGGCGGCGCCGCCCTCTGGATGCCGCCGGGCGCCTGGCCCGCCACCCCCGGGCGCAAGCTGCGCATGACGCCGGCACTCACGGTCGCGCTGCTCACCGCCGGCGGCCGCGCCCGGCCCTGGCTGCGCACCGGCGCCGCGATCGAGGCGGACACCATCGACGGGTGGTACCTGATCGCCCTCGGCGTCGACCCGTCCGCTCAGCGGCGCGGCGTCGGAGGCCACCTGCTCAGCCCGGTGCTCGCCCTGGCCGACGTCGACGGCGCCACGGTCGGGCTGCACACCTCCGACCCGGCGAACGTCGCCTACTACCAGCGTTTCGGGTTCACCGTGACCCGACCGCTCGGCGAACTGTTCCCCGGCGGCCCCGCCTACCTGAGCATGCGCCGCCCACCGCAGCCTTCGTGA
- a CDS encoding GNAT family N-acetyltransferase — MPLLVDPALPTGSLRATGQPRLGIDEHMFLRPWCNADTATVRAAFACPDIQRWHVRRMDSDDEAQDWIAHWADRWANESDASWAIVRSADDQAVGQVGLRTIMLSEASAQLSYWVLPTARGRGVAVRAVHTLTSWAFGTLRMNRLFLVHSIANSASCRVAHKAAFGIEGTLRGYLRHADGWHDAHLHARLRTDAGTPPEPGGVE; from the coding sequence ATGCCACTCCTTGTCGACCCAGCCCTGCCCACCGGTTCCCTCCGAGCCACCGGGCAGCCCCGTCTCGGCATCGACGAGCACATGTTCCTACGGCCGTGGTGCAACGCGGACACCGCGACCGTGCGGGCCGCGTTCGCGTGTCCCGACATCCAACGTTGGCATGTGCGCCGGATGGACAGCGATGACGAGGCGCAGGACTGGATCGCGCACTGGGCCGATCGGTGGGCGAACGAGTCAGACGCCAGCTGGGCCATCGTCCGTAGCGCCGATGATCAAGCCGTCGGCCAGGTCGGCCTTCGGACGATCATGCTGTCGGAAGCGTCGGCGCAGCTTTCGTACTGGGTCCTGCCCACTGCACGCGGGAGAGGTGTTGCCGTGCGCGCGGTCCACACGCTGACATCGTGGGCGTTTGGCACGCTGCGGATGAACCGGCTCTTCCTGGTCCACTCGATCGCCAACTCGGCGTCATGCCGGGTCGCGCACAAGGCCGCGTTCGGCATCGAGGGCACCCTACGCGGTTACCTGCGGCACGCCGACGGGTGGCACGACGCCCACCTGCACGCGCGGCTGCGAACCGACGCCGGCACCCCTCCAGAGCCCGGCGGGGTCGAGTAG
- a CDS encoding phosphotransferase, whose product MVDVAEVEVVVAHDERATLRVGAVFLKIDADQTRTDVEVEAMTLAPIPTPRVLWRKPPVLALAALPGMALGRLGQPSPASSAAWAAAGAAARTLHDAPLPPWPGRRLDEIVSRLDGECEWLVAHGVLPTDVVTRNRQVAEAALRPWTPVFMHGDLQITHVFVDGDEITGVLDWSEAARGDALYDLAVLTLGHEEHLDDVVAGYGADVDLDVIRGWWSWRSLVAARWLVEHGFDPSLPGCEFDVLRSRMRRG is encoded by the coding sequence ATGGTCGACGTGGCGGAAGTCGAGGTCGTCGTCGCCCATGACGAGCGGGCGACCCTGCGTGTCGGTGCGGTGTTCCTGAAGATCGACGCTGATCAGACGCGCACCGACGTCGAGGTCGAGGCGATGACTCTGGCGCCGATCCCGACTCCGCGGGTCCTGTGGCGCAAGCCGCCCGTACTCGCGCTCGCCGCCCTGCCCGGGATGGCGCTGGGCCGCCTCGGCCAGCCCTCGCCCGCGTCGTCGGCGGCGTGGGCCGCGGCGGGTGCGGCCGCGCGGACGCTGCACGACGCGCCCCTGCCGCCCTGGCCCGGTCGGCGCCTCGACGAGATCGTGTCGCGCCTCGACGGCGAGTGCGAGTGGCTCGTCGCGCATGGTGTCCTTCCCACCGACGTGGTCACCCGCAACCGCCAGGTTGCCGAGGCCGCGCTGCGGCCGTGGACACCGGTGTTCATGCATGGCGACCTGCAGATCACCCACGTCTTCGTCGACGGTGACGAGATCACCGGTGTGCTCGACTGGTCCGAGGCGGCCCGGGGCGATGCGCTGTACGATCTCGCCGTCCTGACGCTCGGACACGAGGAACACCTTGACGACGTGGTCGCCGGCTACGGCGCCGATGTCGACCTCGACGTGATCCGTGGGTGGTGGTCGTGGCGCAGCCTGGTGGCGGCCCGCTGGCTGGTCGAGCACGGCTTCGACCCATCCCTGCCGGGCTGCGAGTTCGACGTGTTGAGATCCCGGATGAGACGAGGTTGA
- a CDS encoding metalloregulator ArsR/SmtB family transcription factor, protein MARAATTSDAFNAIAEPQRRDILALLQAGERPVTDLAQELGMSQPQASKHLRVLREVGLVRVRGAGKQRLYGLDARGLRPVHEWVGGFERFWNESFDRLDAYVQDLKQTRQEE, encoded by the coding sequence GTGGCACGAGCAGCGACGACGTCGGACGCGTTCAACGCGATCGCCGAGCCGCAGCGTCGGGACATCCTGGCGCTACTGCAGGCGGGTGAGCGGCCGGTGACCGACCTGGCCCAGGAACTGGGAATGAGCCAACCGCAGGCGTCCAAGCACCTGCGGGTGCTCCGGGAGGTGGGGCTGGTGCGGGTCCGCGGGGCGGGCAAGCAGCGCCTCTACGGCCTGGACGCCCGCGGGCTGCGGCCGGTCCACGAGTGGGTCGGCGGGTTCGAGCGGTTCTGGAACGAGAGCTTCGACCGGCTGGACGCCTACGTGCAGGACCTCAAACAGACACGGCAGGAGGAATGA
- a CDS encoding transposase: MVLQQALADLSAAYRNFFNSVSGKRKGRKVAPPRFRSRKDNRQAIRFTANARFKVLDSGRLRLPKKVARAHAQVAEGRRDWQHKLSTSIIRDNQAVYVENLCVAGLGRTRLAKSVHDAGWAQFVDMLEYKSSRDIPAAAKNIRTAGRADLKDRGAQVRPAPVPAPRREAVTHRELAHSGA; this comes from the coding sequence GTGGTGCTGCAACAGGCCCTCGCGGACCTGAGCGCCGCCTACCGGAACTTCTTCAACTCGGTCTCCGGCAAGCGCAAGGGTCGCAAGGTCGCCCCGCCCCGGTTCCGGTCCCGCAAGGACAACCGACAGGCGATCAGGTTCACGGCCAACGCCCGGTTCAAGGTGCTGGACAGCGGCCGGCTGCGCCTGCCGAAGAAGGTCGCCAGGGCGCACGCTCAGGTGGCCGAGGGCCGGCGAGACTGGCAGCACAAGCTCTCGACATCGATCATCCGCGACAACCAAGCGGTGTACGTCGAGAATCTGTGCGTGGCCGGTCTCGGCCGGACTCGGCTGGCCAAGTCGGTGCACGATGCCGGCTGGGCGCAGTTCGTGGACATGTTGGAGTACAAGTCGAGCAGGGATATCCCGGCCGCGGCGAAGAACATCAGGACCGCCGGACGGGCGGACCTCAAAGACCGTGGGGCGCAGGTAAGACCGGCACCCGTGCCGGCACCACGCAGGGAAGCGGTAACCCACCGGGAGCTTGCCCACTCGGGGGCGTAG
- a CDS encoding GAF domain-containing SpoIIE family protein phosphatase — MTASELDADERLRRMEAVVDVSLSEMGADQLLAELLDRVRRILRVDVAVVLHLDPHARQLMETAVSGRPDGSAGHRDPAWSGLAARIVRDRLPVAVAGVDSAASDLRSLAAVPLLANADVVGVLQVGSCRPRRFSAEDVQLLQLAADRATQASQAGQAHLDRAAALALQRSLLPPQLPEVSGVDMAARYLPGHDIGVGGDWYDVFLLPSGWLGVVIGDVAGHGLRAAVVMGRLRSALRAYALECPDPAEVLTRLDRKIRHFEPEHLATALYAMLPPDRNRIHLSLAGHPPPARAAPDRPAELLDLPVDHPLGFGGGHPRRTTVLDFPDDTVLVCYTDGLVERRGEPIDEGLHRLRATIEPGPAETVCTTVMANLVDDRPTDDIALLAIRRRSTGAAA, encoded by the coding sequence GTGACGGCGAGCGAGTTGGATGCCGACGAACGGCTCCGCCGGATGGAGGCGGTGGTCGACGTCAGCCTCTCCGAGATGGGTGCCGACCAGCTGCTTGCCGAACTCCTCGACCGCGTCCGGCGGATCCTGCGGGTGGACGTCGCCGTCGTGCTGCACCTTGATCCGCACGCCCGGCAGCTGATGGAAACCGCCGTCTCGGGTCGTCCGGACGGCTCCGCCGGTCACCGTGACCCTGCCTGGAGCGGACTGGCCGCCCGGATCGTCCGGGACCGGCTACCGGTCGCCGTCGCCGGCGTCGACTCGGCCGCCTCGGACCTCCGGTCGCTGGCCGCGGTGCCGCTGCTGGCGAACGCGGATGTGGTCGGGGTGCTGCAGGTGGGCAGTTGCCGACCCCGCCGATTCAGCGCGGAAGATGTCCAGCTGCTGCAACTCGCCGCGGACCGGGCGACCCAGGCCAGCCAGGCCGGGCAGGCCCACCTCGATCGTGCCGCGGCTCTGGCGCTGCAACGCAGCCTGCTGCCGCCGCAGCTGCCGGAGGTGTCCGGGGTGGACATGGCGGCCCGCTACCTTCCCGGGCACGACATCGGCGTCGGCGGTGACTGGTACGACGTCTTCCTGCTCCCCTCCGGCTGGCTCGGTGTCGTCATCGGCGACGTGGCCGGTCACGGACTACGCGCGGCCGTGGTGATGGGCCGGCTGCGTAGCGCCCTGCGCGCGTACGCGCTGGAATGCCCGGACCCGGCCGAGGTGCTCACCCGCCTCGACCGCAAGATCCGGCACTTCGAGCCGGAACACCTCGCGACCGCCCTCTACGCCATGCTGCCGCCCGACCGGAACCGCATCCACCTGTCCCTGGCAGGTCACCCGCCACCCGCCCGCGCCGCGCCGGACAGGCCCGCCGAACTGCTCGACCTACCCGTCGATCACCCGCTCGGCTTCGGCGGCGGCCACCCCCGCCGGACGACCGTCCTCGACTTCCCCGACGACACCGTCCTGGTCTGCTACACCGACGGCCTGGTCGAACGGCGCGGCGAACCCATCGACGAGGGACTGCACCGGCTCCGGGCGACCATCGAGCCGGGCCCCGCCGAGACGGTCTGCACCACCGTGATGGCCAACCTCGTCGACGACCGCCCGACCGACGACATCGCGCTGCTCGCGATCCGCCGCCGGTCGACCGGCGCCGCTGCGTAG
- a CDS encoding alpha/beta hydrolase: MTIAIPGFDYQRVSVDDEVTLNVAVGGTGSPIVLLHGFPQTHVMWRHVAGDLASDHTVICPDLRGYGASDKPDARDADTYAKRTMAADIVTLANKLGHERFALAGHDRGALVAIRAGLDHPATISHLAILDVLPTLDMWDILHGSSAAVAFHLYLMAQPPGLPEQMISASADAFFSYFLDIWVKNPQAIPADLRAEYLKASREAVPSIVADYRASAGIDVDHDRADRAAGNRLSMPITVVQQDWGAALGYDAAALWHTWATDLDHRTTSAGHFMAEEAPDEIIKVLRSLLAR; this comes from the coding sequence ATGACAATTGCCATTCCCGGTTTCGACTACCAGCGCGTCTCGGTCGACGACGAGGTGACCCTGAACGTGGCGGTGGGAGGTACGGGCAGCCCGATCGTGCTGTTGCACGGTTTTCCGCAGACCCACGTCATGTGGCGGCACGTCGCCGGCGACCTGGCCAGCGACCACACTGTGATCTGTCCCGACCTGCGCGGTTACGGGGCCAGCGACAAGCCCGACGCGCGCGACGCCGACACGTACGCCAAACGGACCATGGCCGCCGACATCGTCACCCTCGCCAACAAGCTCGGCCACGAGCGCTTTGCCCTGGCCGGACACGACCGCGGCGCCCTCGTCGCCATCCGCGCCGGTCTCGACCATCCCGCTACGATCAGTCACCTCGCCATCCTCGACGTCCTGCCGACGCTGGACATGTGGGACATCCTGCACGGGTCCTCCGCCGCGGTTGCCTTCCACCTGTACCTGATGGCCCAGCCGCCCGGCCTGCCCGAGCAGATGATCAGCGCCAGCGCGGACGCCTTCTTCAGCTACTTCCTGGACATATGGGTCAAGAACCCCCAGGCCATCCCGGCGGACCTGCGGGCGGAGTACCTGAAAGCCTCCCGCGAGGCGGTCCCCTCCATCGTCGCCGACTACCGCGCCTCGGCCGGCATCGACGTCGACCACGACCGGGCCGACCGGGCCGCCGGGAATCGGCTGTCGATGCCGATCACCGTCGTCCAGCAGGACTGGGGAGCCGCACTGGGCTACGACGCCGCCGCGCTGTGGCACACCTGGGCTACCGATCTGGACCACCGCACCACGTCGGCCGGACACTTCATGGCCGAGGAAGCGCCCGACGAGATCATCAAGGTCCTGCGCAGCCTGCTTGCGCGTTGA
- a CDS encoding BTAD domain-containing putative transcriptional regulator, with protein MLARLVVARGRVVPVNHLVDDLWQEPSPGAVSSVRTFVAALRRALEPQRPPREPARLLVTEGPGYALRLAPDAVDAWRFEDEVSAASTASPHEALDRLDRALSWWRGPAFAGVDDEPWSRVERSRLEQLRLNAIEQRAEAQLAVGRASDVVPDLDAHVAEHPWREEAWRLLALALYRTGRQGDALAVLRRARGLLLEQLGVDPSPRLRRLETDILRHDDRISDGPGSPGPHRVWAETAAAYDRTVASGSRSRLESTVGLLRSLAVTGASGLEAARNQRIAAIAAAEQLGDPDLTARVIGGYDVPAIWTRSDDPAQAAQIVTAAERALTALRPDSSEATRARLLATIAVESRGTRAARGPEAAQEAERIARRLGDPALLAFALNGVFMQTFHRAGLAPQRNQIGAELVALSAQHGLGTFEILGHLVQLQAHSALADFATGDRHAAAADRLAERYDRPLVGVFTRWYRALRLAATEPSPPAVEAAYRDAAAQLATAGMPGVERGLLPLALLCLHVSHGEPVRFDDDTDWGPHTPWVRPLVLLRRDRPADAAAALRRIPDPPRDLLFEALWCLTAQAAIALDDRTAMTRARSELAPAANELAGAGSGMLTVGPVSRHLDDLDAALGRIR; from the coding sequence GTGCTGGCGCGACTCGTCGTCGCGCGCGGTCGGGTGGTACCGGTCAACCACCTCGTCGATGATCTGTGGCAGGAGCCCTCGCCAGGCGCGGTGAGCAGCGTCCGCACGTTCGTGGCGGCGTTGCGGCGGGCGCTGGAGCCGCAGCGTCCACCGCGTGAGCCGGCACGGTTGCTGGTCACCGAGGGCCCGGGCTACGCGCTGAGGTTGGCGCCGGATGCGGTCGACGCCTGGCGGTTCGAGGACGAGGTCTCCGCCGCGTCCACGGCGTCCCCGCACGAGGCACTCGACAGGCTCGATCGTGCCCTGAGCTGGTGGCGGGGGCCCGCGTTTGCCGGCGTCGACGACGAGCCGTGGTCGCGTGTCGAGCGCTCCCGCCTTGAACAGCTACGGCTGAACGCGATCGAGCAGCGGGCCGAGGCGCAACTGGCCGTCGGGCGCGCCTCGGACGTCGTACCCGATCTCGACGCGCACGTGGCCGAGCATCCGTGGCGGGAGGAGGCGTGGCGGCTGCTGGCGCTCGCCCTGTATCGCACCGGACGCCAGGGTGATGCGCTTGCGGTGCTGCGCCGCGCCCGCGGCCTGCTCCTGGAACAGCTCGGCGTCGATCCGAGCCCGCGACTGCGGCGCCTGGAGACCGACATCCTCCGGCACGACGATCGGATCAGCGACGGCCCGGGCTCACCGGGACCGCACCGGGTCTGGGCGGAGACCGCAGCGGCATACGACCGTACGGTAGCGTCCGGCTCCCGATCTCGACTGGAGTCGACGGTCGGCCTGCTGCGAAGTCTCGCCGTGACCGGGGCGAGCGGGCTTGAGGCGGCGCGGAATCAGCGGATCGCGGCCATCGCCGCCGCCGAGCAGCTGGGCGATCCTGACCTCACCGCCCGGGTGATCGGCGGCTACGACGTCCCCGCGATCTGGACGCGCTCGGATGATCCGGCGCAGGCAGCGCAGATCGTGACGGCGGCCGAGCGGGCCCTGACCGCCCTACGCCCCGACTCGTCCGAGGCCACCCGAGCCCGACTGCTGGCCACGATCGCGGTGGAGTCACGCGGTACCCGCGCGGCCCGCGGCCCCGAGGCGGCCCAGGAGGCGGAGCGGATCGCCCGCCGCCTGGGCGACCCCGCCCTGCTGGCCTTCGCGCTGAACGGGGTGTTCATGCAGACCTTCCACCGCGCGGGCCTGGCTCCCCAGCGGAACCAGATCGGTGCCGAACTCGTCGCCCTCTCCGCTCAACACGGCCTCGGGACATTCGAGATCCTCGGCCATCTCGTCCAACTGCAGGCCCACAGCGCGCTCGCGGACTTCGCCACCGGCGACCGGCACGCTGCCGCGGCGGACCGGCTCGCCGAGCGGTACGACCGCCCGCTGGTCGGCGTGTTCACCCGGTGGTACCGCGCGCTGCGACTGGCCGCGACCGAACCGTCGCCACCGGCGGTGGAAGCGGCCTACCGCGACGCGGCGGCGCAACTCGCCACTGCCGGCATGCCCGGCGTCGAGCGGGGCCTGCTACCGCTGGCCCTGCTCTGCCTGCACGTGTCGCACGGTGAACCGGTCCGCTTCGACGACGACACCGACTGGGGCCCGCACACACCCTGGGTACGCCCGCTCGTCCTACTGCGACGGGACCGCCCGGCCGATGCCGCCGCGGCGCTGCGTCGGATCCCGGATCCGCCGCGCGACCTGCTGTTCGAGGCCCTGTGGTGCCTCACCGCCCAAGCTGCCATCGCCCTCGACGACCGGACGGCGATGACACGCGCCCGGAGCGAACTCGCGCCGGCCGCCAACGAGTTGGCCGGCGCCGGCAGCGGCATGCTCACCGTCGGCCCGGTCTCACGTCATCTCGACGACCTCGACGCCGCCCTCGGCCGCATCCGGTGA
- a CDS encoding SRPBCC family protein, which translates to MTGTGQETGVGSATADREIVISRVVDAPRELVFEAFTEVRHLSRWWGPNGFTTTTRSFEFRVGGEWDFVMHGPDGTDYAEWITWTEIVPPERIALLHGESRDDPNAFESTLAFAPHGTATRIVMRTVFPTRELRDRAVEEYHAIEGGEQTLSNLAAYVVEIAQN; encoded by the coding sequence ATGACAGGGACAGGGCAGGAAACAGGGGTGGGATCGGCGACGGCCGACCGGGAGATCGTGATCTCTCGGGTCGTCGACGCCCCGCGGGAGCTGGTGTTCGAAGCGTTCACCGAAGTCCGGCACCTGTCGCGGTGGTGGGGCCCAAACGGGTTCACCACCACCACGCGGTCCTTCGAGTTCCGCGTCGGCGGGGAGTGGGACTTCGTGATGCACGGGCCGGACGGAACCGACTACGCCGAATGGATCACCTGGACCGAGATCGTCCCACCGGAGCGGATCGCGCTGCTGCACGGTGAGTCCCGCGACGACCCGAACGCCTTCGAGTCGACCCTGGCCTTCGCGCCGCACGGCACCGCGACCCGGATCGTGATGCGCACGGTCTTCCCCACCAGAGAACTGCGCGACCGGGCCGTGGAGGAGTACCACGCGATCGAGGGCGGTGAGCAGACGCTGAGCAACCTGGCGGCCTACGTCGTCGAGATCGCCCAGAACTAG